The Polyangium mundeleinium genome contains the following window.
AGATGGGCTCGGCCGACTCGTGACGGGGCCCGTGTCACTGGAAGTGGACGAGGGCGATCGGGCGGTGATCGTGCTCGGGCCGGTGCAGATCCGCGCGCGGCTCGTGGCGATCGAGGCGTCGGGCAAGGAGCGCGTGCGGATCCCGAACGAGACGCGTCGGCTGCTCACCGTGATGGGCGCGCTCTACGTCACGGCGCTGGCGCTCTGCGCGGCGATAGCGCCCGCGCGGCCCGAGCGGCTCGCGACGGGCGCGGTGAGGCGGGCGATCGCGACGGTGGCAGAGAGCGTGGTGAGCGTGAACGCCACGCATGATCTGGACCGGCCGTGATCTGCGGAGGCAGGCGCGTCACTGGTAAAGCCAGTAGTGAAACGCATGGAACACGCCCGCCTCGCGCGGCGTGACTTCGATCTCGGTCCGGGCCCATACGCGATCCGGGGGGATCTCCACGACACGCTCGACCCACGCGCCGGCCGGGAGCCGCGCCGAGCCGATCTCGATGCCGCCCGCGCGCACGACGAGCTCGACGTCGGTGTCGGCCGAGGCGCGCAGGACGAGCGACGCCGCGCGGCCCTGCGCGAGGGTCGCGGTGAAGCGGTCGAGGGAGCGGCGCATGCGGCCCGCGTCGGCGATCTCGGCGGCGGGCGTCGTCTCGTCCGATCCTGCGTCGTCCCGCCGCGGCGGCTCGGCCATCACCGCCACGTTGTCCTGGTCCGACGCCCCGAGGCGCGCGTAGCTGTGTGTGTCCTCGGACTCGAGGTCGGAGACGTCGATCTCGTCGGCGAGCGCGCCCTTCGGCGTCGCCGCGCGCGGCAGCGCCCCCGAGCCGAGGAGATCCCAGCGCGCCTCGTGGGCGATCATCGTGGGTCCCCCAAGGATCGACTGATCAACCACGGTCTCGCGGTGCAGCTCCTCGCCGAGCACGGGCGGGCAGGCCATCCACTGCGGATACACGATGAAGTGCGAGGGGCGGCGCTCGGCGGGCAGCTTTTCGTAGTGCTCGAAGCGCGAGCCGGCGCCGAACGTCCAGTAGCGCGACTCGCCCTCGGTCGTCAGGCCGACGACGTCGAAGGTGCGCCGGTCGGAGACGTAGGCGAGCGCGCCCGTGTCGTTCACGCCGATGCGCGCGTCCGCGGGGAGATGTTCGCGCGCCCAGAAGCCGAGCGTGACCTGCTGGTGATCGATCGCGCGCGCGCTCGTCGCGAGGTCGGAGAGCGTCCACGGGAGCTTGGTGACGAGGGCGCCCGTGAACAGGCCGAGGACGAGCGGCGTGACGGGCGCGCGCGCGCGGACGAAGCGCCGCGCGAGGTCGCCGATCTCGCGGGCGAGGCAGGCGAGGAGGACGAAGTGCGCGGCGTAGAAGGGCCAGACGTAACGGACGCGGTTCCAGAGGAAGCTCAGGTACGTGCACGGCAGCGCCGTCGCGAGGACGATCGCGAGGACGAACGTGCCGTGGATCGGGAGCGCGCCGCGGTGCGCGCGATGGACGAGCGCGAGGGCGCCGAGGAGCGTGGGGACGAGGAGGTTCTCGGGGACGAAGACCGCGGACCACTCGCCGCCGTCGAGCACGCTCTGCCAGAGGGTGCGCAGGTTCGATTGGAGGAACGCGATCATGCCGGCGCGGTCGTAGGCCGGGTTCGCCGGGAGCCACTTGACCATCGTGGTCGCGGAGGCCGCGTGGCCCGCGATCACGAGGTGGAGCAGCGGCACGAGGAGCGGGCCGATCGCGGGGACGAGCGCGACGAGGCGCCGCGGTTTGCCCTCGCCGTTCGGGCGTGACGCGAGCGCGAGGACGGCGAGCGCCGAAGCGACCGCGCCTTCGGGGCGCACGAGGGGCGTGAGCAAGCCGAGCGCGGCGACCTCGATCGCCTGGCGACGGCCCGGCGCAGGGGACGCAGGATCCGGCTCGCAGTACGCGGCCGCGACGCGCGCCGTGCGCATGAGCATCCACGCGAAGGGGATGGTCTCCATGCCGCTCCAGGCGAACCAGGCGAACGCGCCGAAGCCGAGGCACATGATCATGGCGCCGGCGCCCGCGGCGCGGCCGGCGAGGCGATGCGCGAGGCGCCCAGTTTCGACGGCGAGCGCAGCGTGCGCGAGCGTGCCGAGCAGCCATGCAGCCCAGACGAACGAGAGCCCGCGCAGGCCGAGGAGGTGAAACGGCGCGAGGACGATCGGCCAGAGCAGGCTCGTCGCGCCGGTCGTGTAGCCCTCGCCGGGCACGTACGAGAAGAAGTGGCCTTCGGCGAGGCGACGCGCGTACTGCAGGTGGATGAAGGCGTCGTCGAGCGGGAGCGCGGGGCGGCCGGCGCGGGTCAGGATCCCGCGGATGGCGAGGGCGCCGAGGGCGAAGCTCACCACGAAGGGAAAGGCGTAAGGGGCCAGGCGTTTGCCCACGTCCCGAGGCGTCACGGGCGCGACCATACCGACCTCGTCAAAGGCCCGCTACCCATCCGGCCGACGTTGTGCTTGTTTGCGCCCGCCATGGTGTTCCGGCCGCGCCCCAACCATCCGTACGCTCACGCCGCTCGCTTCCCGGACGAGGGACCGGTCGACATCGGCTCGATCCTGCCGGGCGAGGGGCCCATCGAGATCGAGATCGGCCCCGGCCGCGGCGGCTTCCTCTTCGAGCGCGCGGCGGCCGCGCCCGAAAGCCGGCTGCTCGGGCTGGAGATCCGGCTGAAATGGTCGTCGATCGTGGACGATCGGCTCAAGAAGCAGGGCCTCGGGGCGCGGGCGCGCGTGCTCAACGCGGACGCGCGCGAGGCGCTCTCCCGGCTCGGGCCGGATGCCTCGATCGACACGTTTTTCATGCACTTCCCCGATCCCTGGTGGAAGAAGAAGCACGCGAAGCGCCTCGTCATGGGGCCGGGCCTGCTCGACTCGATCGCGCGGCTCTTGCGGGACGGCGGCGCGTTCTACGTGCAGACGGACGTCGCGGAGCGGGCGGAGATGTACGAAGCGCAGGTCGGCGCGCACGAGGTGTTCGAGCCGAGCGGCGACGAGCCGGGTTCGGCGCGGATGGTCGAGAACCCGTACAACGCGCGGAGCCCGCGCGAGCACCACGCCATCGCGGACGGGCTGCCCGTGACGCGTCTGCGGTATCGCCGCCGCCCGCGCTGACTTCGTCTCGGCGCGTCTCGACCGTGACTAGTTCAGCTTGAAGGCCGCGCGCGCGACCTCGCCGGCCTTCACCGGCACGGCCTGCGACTGCGACGCGCCGCCGCCGTCGGGCTTGCACGTGATGCGCGCGGTGCCCGCGTTGACCACGGCTTCGACGGGCGTGGACCCGTAGCCGACGCCGTTGATCGTCACGTTGCAGAAGCCGCCCTTCGACGTGACGCGCACCTTGCCGCTGCCGCCGCCTCCGCCGCCCGCGGCGTTCGGGCTGCCCGTGCCCGCAGCGGCTGTGGCGGCGCTGTTCGGATCGGCCTTCACGAGCCGCTCCTGGATGACCTTCGTCTCGCCCTGCTCGGCGGTGAACGTGATCGTCTTCGGCGCGTAGCCCGAGAGCTGGAGGACGATCTTGTGCTCCTCGCCCGCGGAGAGGCCTTCGAGTTTTTCGACCACGCCCTTCAACTGCTTGTTGTCGAGCCAGACCGTCGCGGGGGGATCGATCTTCAGCACCACCGTGACCGATCCGGTCTTCATCACGGCCTGGATGGCGCGCGTCGGCTCTTGCTCGCTCAGCGTGATCGACTCGCGGTGCGCCTCGAAGCCTTCCTTCGTCAGCTTGACCTTGATCTCGCTGTCGACCGGCAGGCCCTCGACCTTCGACGGCGTGACCTGCTTCTGCAGCTCGCCGTTGATCCAGATCGAGCAACCCTCGTCCGCGCCGCACTTGATGTCGAGCGAGCCTTTCGTCTCCTTCGCGCGCACCGCCTGCGCCTTCTCGGCATCGGCGCGCATCGCCGCCTCACGCTCGGCGGCCTGCTTGCGCATGTAGAAGAAGCCGCCCACGCCAACGAGGACCACGGCGGCGAGCGCGATCCAGAGCCCCACGCTCGAACGCTTCGGCTGCGGCGACGCGCCCGTCGCCGACATGCCCCCGCCGCCCGTCACCGTGCCCTCGTACATCGAGGGGCTGTGCTGCATGGCGATGATGTCGGCGAGCTGCTTGACGTCCTGCAGCGCCTCTTTCTGCTGCTCCAGTTTGTCCTGGAACAGGGACTGCATCCACTGCGTCAGGCTGATCTGCGAGACCGGGATGCGCTCCTCGCGGACGAACGATTCGAGGTCGCTCTGCATCTCGCGCGCGCTCTGGTAGCGATCCTCGCGCTTCTTCTCGAGCGACTTCATCACGATGCGCTCGAGCGCGGGCGGGTAGCCGGGTTTGACCTGGCTCGGGCGCGGATAGTCCTTCTCGCAGATGAGCTTCAGCGTCTCGAACTCGCTCGATCCCTTGAAGAGACGTTTGCCCGTGGTGAGCTCGAAGATCAGCACGCCGACGGCGAAGATGTCGCTGCGCCAGTCGACGTCACCGCCCGATGCCTGTTCGGGCGACATGTACGGGACTTTGCCCTTGAGCTGGCCGTCCTTCGTGTCCTCGCCGACCTGCGAGCTCGACTTGGCCACGCCGAAGTCGACGATCTTCACGTCGCCCGAGAACGTGCAGACGATGTTTTGCGGCGAGATGTCGCGGTGCACGATGTGCAGGAGGTTGCCTTCGAGGTCGCGCTTCTCGTGCGCGTAGGCGAGGCCCGCGCAGGTGCCGAGGCCGATCGCGACGGCGTGCTCCAGCGGGAACTCGGTGAGGCCCTTCTTGCGCATCGCGCGGACGATGGAGCGGATGTCCTCGCCGTGGATGTGCTCCATGGCGATGAAGTACGTCCCGTCCACCTGCCCGACGTCGAACGTCTGCACGATGTTCGGGTGCGACATCGTCGCGGCGACACGCGCCTCGTGCAGGAGCATCTCGATGAACGCCTGGTCGTTGTTCATCGAGGGCAGGATCCGCTTGATGACGATGAGCTTCTCGAAGCCCGCCACCGAGCGGTGCAAGGCGAGGAAGATCTCCGCCATCCCGCCGGCGGCTAGCCGACGCAGAAGCGTGTACTTGCCGAACTGGCGCGGCAGGTTCTCTTCAGGGAGCGAGGCCAGGTTGAACCCCGCGTCGTCCTCTCCGCCCGCGCGCTGCACCATTCCGTAATCCCGTCTGTCCGTTAAGGCTACGGCGCAGCATCATGACATGGTCACTCCCGGTGTCGACGGATTCTTCCAGCCGCGCGCCCTCACGACCCTCCGTCGTGGTCGAGAGGCCTCCTGCTGGAAATGAGCGCAAGATCCATGCTAGGCAGCGTCGTGTCCCCGTCGCCTTCGCGCCCGCGCGCCCTCCCTCGCATCACCATCGCGCTTTCCATCACGGCGGCGCTGCTCGGGGCCTCGGCCGCAGTCGAGGCGGCCTCGATCCGCAAGGGACCGTACCTGCAAGCGCTCGGCCAGACGGCCGTCACGATCAAGCTGGAACTCTCGACGCCGGAGCCGGCGACGGTCCTCGTGACGGGGCCCGCGGGGTTCGCGTCGTCGAAGCTATCGGAATCGGAGAAGCGCTTCCACGCGATCCGCGTCGAGGGCCTCGCGCCCGCGACGACGTACGCGTACCGCGTGAAGGTCGGCGACGTGGAGAGCAAGCCCGTGGATTTCACCACGGCGCCGGCCGATGGCCGCCCCTTCAAGTTCGTCGCGTATGGCGATAGCCGCTCGGACGCCGCAGCGCACGCGGCCGTGGCGCGGGCCATCGACGCCGCGCCCGCCGACTTTTTCGTGCACACGGGCGACATGGTCCAGGACGGCGACAACGAGGCGCAGTGGCACGAGTTCTTCGGCATCGAAGGCAAGTTGCTCGCGAACCGATGCATCTTCGTCGCCGTCGGCAACCACGAGCTCACGGCGCCCGATCCCACGGGACAGGTGAATTTCCTCCGCTACTTCGCGGCGACCGAGACCGACGGGCGGGAGCGCCCGCACCTCTACGGATCGTTCCGCTGGGCGAACACGCGGTTTTTCCTGCTGAATGCGATGGATACGTGGACCGGCGACGAAAAGGAGTGGCTGCGCGCGGAGCTCGCGAGCGCGCTCCACGAGCCGGGCCTCGTGCATCGGATCGCCGTGATGCACCACGGGCCGTTCTCGAGCGGCTATCACGGCGGCAACGCGCGCCTCGCGTCGCAAGGGATCATCCCGATGCTCCGGGACAACAAGGTGGAGCTCGTGATCGCGGGGCACGACCACATCTACGAGCGCGGCGAGGGGCAGGGGCTCAAGTACATCGTGTCGGGAGGCGCGGGCGCGCCGCTCTACCAGCAACGCAGCCGCGCCCCGGAACAGCAGCACTTCGAGTCGGTGCATCACTTCCTCGAATTCGCGGTCGATGGCCCCGAGGTGAAGGTCCTCGCCCGCCGCGCGAGCGGGAGCGTGATCGAGCCGTGCAGCTACCGGGGGACCGAGAGCTGGTCCTGCACATCCGACGAGAAGAAGCCCGGCTCCGCGGCCACGCCCGCGACGACCCGAGCGAGCACCGCCTGCACCTGCGCCGTTCCGGGGAGCACGTCGGGGGATGCGGGCGGGGCCCGGGCGCTCGTCGCCCTCGCCGCGCTCGGGGCCCTCGGGGCGCGACGCCGCGTTTCGTCCGCGGGAGATACTTGATCCCCGGCCAAGCCCGGGGATACCCTCCGCGCATGCCTCGTTTGGCCCCGCTCGTCTCGACCGTGTCCGCGTTGGCTCTCCTCGGCAGCGTGCTGTTCGGATGCGCCACGTACCGTCAGGATCTGGAGCGGGCGCAGAAGCACTACGAGGAGAACCAGTACGAGAAGGCGCTCGCGCTCTTCCGCGTGCTCGAGCCCGACATCGACTCGCTCTCCGACGCCGAGCAGGCGAAGTACGCGTACCTCCGCGGCATGACGGACTACCGGCTCGCGGGACTCACGCTCGCCGCGAACGTGCCGGGCGGCGTGGCCGATCCGCGCCGCGGCTACCGCGACAACGCGCGCCACTGGCTCGCCGTCGCCGCCGCCACCGAGAAGAACACGCCGGGCGGGCTCTCGGGCGACGAGAAGAAGCGGCTCGAAGACGCGCTGACGGATCTCAACAAGGACGTGTACGGCGGCATCGAGAGCGTCGATGACAAGGTCGACGACACGAAGAAGGGCGAAGGCGCCGTCGAGAAGAAGGCCGAGCCCGACGCGGCCCCGCCCGCGGCCCCGGCGCCGAAGTAGAGTTCACCGAGGCCTGAAACGCCGAGAGCGCCGCATCGGACTTGCCGATCGGCGCTCTCGTTCGTTTCGAAGGGTCTCTCTCGCGTCCGGTCGTCCCTCGTCAGGACGGTCCCCGGCGGAGGGCGTGAATCTCGTCCTTCGCCTTGAGTTTTTGCTTCTTCAGCTCGGCCATCTCGAGCTGCTCGGAGGGCGTCAGGTATGCGTGCCGCCCGAGCTCGGCGAGGCGCGCTTCGAGCTCCCGATGGCGCATCTCTGCATGGTTCAGCCGCTCGGCATCGGAATCGGTCTCGATCTCCCGCTTCATCATGCCCACCTCCAGGTGAGGGCTCCCGTCCTTTGCTGCGATGAGCCCCGCTTGCTGGTCCATCATCGAGCCGGCCCCCGAGGACGGGGAGCCGCGCGCGATGTTTTCAAGGTACCCTAGGATGCGCGGCCCCGGATCCCCTTTCCGCGTGGCTCATGTGCTTCTTCAGTCGACGTTTCCACTCCGGTCGGGTTCGTCCGCGTCGCCTCCGGCCGATCCACGCGGGCGCGCGGAAGTGGTGGTCTCCGGTGTTGGAGACACGAGAAACCAGGGGCCGAGCGGTTGGGGTAGGGATGTTTTTTTTCACGCACACGCGCCTCGCTGTCGCTCTCGCTCTCGCCGGCTTGCTCGTGGGGTGTGGTTCGTCCGGACCTCGCCCGGAGGTTCGACAGCCTGCGCCGAAGGCCGACGGCGGACCGGTGATCGAGGTCTCGCCCGTCGTGGTCTCGCCGTACACCGATGCCGAGCTGGTGCAGGAGTTCGAGCGCGCGAAGGCGCTCCTGCTCGGCGGAAAGCACCGGGAGGCGGCCGAGGTCTTCGACAAACTGGAGCGTCACGCGCCCGACGGTGAGATCGGAGCGGCGAGCCTCTACAACGCGGCCGTCGGGTACGAGGCGCTCGGGGAGCGGGAAGCTTCGGCCACACGGCTGCGGGAGCTCGTCCGGCGCTTCCCGGGCCACGCGCTCGAGCGCAGCGCGCTCTTTCGTCTCGGTCGGGCGCTCGCGCACCTGGAGCGCTGGAGCGAGCTCGTCGCCGTGGCGGAGAAGCTCGTCGCGCGGCAGGACCTCGCGGTGCTGGAGGTGATCGAGGCGCGCGGGGCGCGGGCGCTGGGGCTCGTGGAGCAGGACCTCGTGGAGGAGGCGGCGCGCGAGATCTCCGTGGCGCGGGACCTCGTGGAGCGTGAGCGGCTGGGCGAGGCGGGCAAGCCGCCGATCGAGCTGGCGCAGCTCTGGTTCGCGGTGGGCGAGGTGCGGCGGAAGCGGAGCGAGGCGATCAAGTTCGAGCCCATGCCCGCGAACTTCGCCGAGACGCTCGAAAAACGCTGTCAGGGGCTCCTCGACGCGCAGGGGGCGTACACCGAGGCGATGCGCAGCCTGGACGCGCACTGGTCGGCGATGGCGGGTTACCGCGTGGGGCAGCTCTACCAGGAGCTGCACCGCGACGTGATGCGGGTGCCTCCGCCCGCGGCGGCCGACACGCTTCGCAAGAAGCAGCTCTTCGAAGGGGCGATGCGGCTGCGCTACCGCGTGCTCCTGGAGAAGGGGCTCAAGATGATGGAGGGGACGGTGCGGCTCGGCGATCGGACGGGAGAGGCGTCGGCATGGATCGGGCGGGCGCGGGAGGCGCAGCGGGCGCTCGAGCTCGCGCTTGCCGACGAGAAGGCGGCGCTCGAGCGGCTCCCGTTCACCGAGGACGAGCTCCGCGAGGCTTTGGAGGCGTTGAAGAAGAAGCCGTAGAGCGCCGAACCGTTCGGCGCTCTGCGAGATTGCGAAGCGAGCTCGCCTCGGGAGGTGAATCGTCCGGGCTTTGCCTGGACGAGAGGGGGACGCGAGGCGTCCTCCTCGGGACGAGAGGTGCGTCCGGGCACGAGGGCCCGGCGACGCTTCTCTTCAATGGATGTCGGGCTTGCAGCCGAAGAGGATGTCGAGCTTGCCGTCCGGATCCGCCTGGACGACCTGGCAGGAGGCCGGGCAGAGCAGGATCTTTTGC
Protein-coding sequences here:
- a CDS encoding metallophosphoesterase; the encoded protein is MSPSPSRPRALPRITIALSITAALLGASAAVEAASIRKGPYLQALGQTAVTIKLELSTPEPATVLVTGPAGFASSKLSESEKRFHAIRVEGLAPATTYAYRVKVGDVESKPVDFTTAPADGRPFKFVAYGDSRSDAAAHAAVARAIDAAPADFFVHTGDMVQDGDNEAQWHEFFGIEGKLLANRCIFVAVGNHELTAPDPTGQVNFLRYFAATETDGRERPHLYGSFRWANTRFFLLNAMDTWTGDEKEWLRAELASALHEPGLVHRIAVMHHGPFSSGYHGGNARLASQGIIPMLRDNKVELVIAGHDHIYERGEGQGLKYIVSGGAGAPLYQQRSRAPEQQHFESVHHFLEFAVDGPEVKVLARRASGSVIEPCSYRGTESWSCTSDEKKPGSAATPATTRASTACTCAVPGSTSGDAGGARALVALAALGALGARRRVSSAGDT
- a CDS encoding YdcH family protein; this translates as MMDQQAGLIAAKDGSPHLEVGMMKREIETDSDAERLNHAEMRHRELEARLAELGRHAYLTPSEQLEMAELKKQKLKAKDEIHALRRGPS
- a CDS encoding tetratricopeptide repeat protein, which produces MFFFTHTRLAVALALAGLLVGCGSSGPRPEVRQPAPKADGGPVIEVSPVVVSPYTDAELVQEFERAKALLLGGKHREAAEVFDKLERHAPDGEIGAASLYNAAVGYEALGEREASATRLRELVRRFPGHALERSALFRLGRALAHLERWSELVAVAEKLVARQDLAVLEVIEARGARALGLVEQDLVEEAAREISVARDLVERERLGEAGKPPIELAQLWFAVGEVRRKRSEAIKFEPMPANFAETLEKRCQGLLDAQGAYTEAMRSLDAHWSAMAGYRVGQLYQELHRDVMRVPPPAAADTLRKKQLFEGAMRLRYRVLLEKGLKMMEGTVRLGDRTGEASAWIGRAREAQRALELALADEKAALERLPFTEDELREALEALKKKP
- the trmB gene encoding tRNA (guanine(46)-N(7))-methyltransferase TrmB produces the protein MFAPAMVFRPRPNHPYAHAARFPDEGPVDIGSILPGEGPIEIEIGPGRGGFLFERAAAAPESRLLGLEIRLKWSSIVDDRLKKQGLGARARVLNADAREALSRLGPDASIDTFFMHFPDPWWKKKHAKRLVMGPGLLDSIARLLRDGGAFYVQTDVAERAEMYEAQVGAHEVFEPSGDEPGSARMVENPYNARSPREHHAIADGLPVTRLRYRRRPR
- a CDS encoding serine/threonine protein kinase, which gives rise to MVQRAGGEDDAGFNLASLPEENLPRQFGKYTLLRRLAAGGMAEIFLALHRSVAGFEKLIVIKRILPSMNNDQAFIEMLLHEARVAATMSHPNIVQTFDVGQVDGTYFIAMEHIHGEDIRSIVRAMRKKGLTEFPLEHAVAIGLGTCAGLAYAHEKRDLEGNLLHIVHRDISPQNIVCTFSGDVKIVDFGVAKSSSQVGEDTKDGQLKGKVPYMSPEQASGGDVDWRSDIFAVGVLIFELTTGKRLFKGSSEFETLKLICEKDYPRPSQVKPGYPPALERIVMKSLEKKREDRYQSAREMQSDLESFVREERIPVSQISLTQWMQSLFQDKLEQQKEALQDVKQLADIIAMQHSPSMYEGTVTGGGGMSATGASPQPKRSSVGLWIALAAVVLVGVGGFFYMRKQAAEREAAMRADAEKAQAVRAKETKGSLDIKCGADEGCSIWINGELQKQVTPSKVEGLPVDSEIKVKLTKEGFEAHRESITLSEQEPTRAIQAVMKTGSVTVVLKIDPPATVWLDNKQLKGVVEKLEGLSAGEEHKIVLQLSGYAPKTITFTAEQGETKVIQERLVKADPNSAATAAAGTGSPNAAGGGGGGSGKVRVTSKGGFCNVTINGVGYGSTPVEAVVNAGTARITCKPDGGGASQSQAVPVKAGEVARAAFKLN